CAGCAAGGGTAGATTTTATTCTATCAGATAAACAACCTTATATACTTGAATTAAACACAATTCCCGGAATGACAGAACATAGCTTGCTTCCAAAAGCAGCGAAAACAGCCGGAATTGATTTTAATAACCTTGTAAAATTAATAATAGAAGGTGCTTTAAATGAAAATAGGTAAGATATTATTAATAGCTATATGGCTATTTGCATGTGGATTATTTGGATATTTTTCACCTACTTTGCCTTTTGTAAAAGATATCTTAGGTATAAAACATGTATATGTAGAAGGAACAGATAAATTAACAGAAAAAGATATAAAAGAAATATTTAAAGACCAAACATGGTTATTTGTAGATGAAGATATTATAAAAGATAGGGTCAAAAAATATGGCTTTGTTAAAGATTTAAATATAGAGAAAATAAAATTTGGCGATTTAAAGCTAAAAATAGTAGAAAGCAAACCAATTGCAATTTTAAATTTTAAATCTGAAAAATATTTAATAGATGAAAATGGCAATATTCTAAATCCTAAGTATTATCAAAATTACGAAAGTTTACCGATAATAGATTATCAAGATGAAAATTTTGATAAAAATAAGTTAAAATATTTAGGAATTTTAAATAATTATTTTAAAGATTTAAAAAGTATTATAATTTATAGGTCTCAAATAGTTGTTAATTGGAAAGATAAAATATTAGTTTTTGGAGCAGATAATTTGGAAGAAGATTTAGAAAAAGCAAAGTTGTTTTTTAGCAAAGTTAGTATTAATAATTATAAATATATAAATTTTAGTTTTGATACAATTGTTATAGCAAGGAGATAAAAGGTGAATAAAGAAAATATTTTGGTAGCTATAGATATAGGAACTGCAAAAATCAGTGTTATATTAGCTGAAGTTGATGATTTAGGAGATACTCATATTATAGGTTTTGGAGAAGCAAATTCAAACGGAATAGAAAAAGGTATTATAACAAAACCGGGAGAACTTTATAAATCAATAAAAGAAGCAGTAAGCTTAGCAGAGGCTTCATCCGGATTTAAGATTAGCTCGGCTATTATTAATGTTGGAGGACCCCATTTAGATTTTAAAAATGAGAAAGAATCTTTAATATTTTCTACTTCCCAAAAAGAGATAGATGAAAATGATATAACTGCCCTAATAGAAAAAGTTTCTACCAAAGTAAATAAAGAAAATTATGAAGTAATTCATGTAATTCCAAAGTGGTATGTATTGGATGAAGAAGATAAAGTCATAGATCCGGTTGGATTAATTGCAAATAAATTAGAAGGTGAATTTCATATAATATTAAATAAATCTACTAATTTAAACAATATCAAAAGAATAGTAGAATCAGCAGGAATAAAAATTGCAGATTTTGTTGCTACGCCTATTGCTTCTGCCAATGCAGTTTTATATGATGAAGAAAAAGAGATGGGTGTGGCAGTAGTTGATATAGGAGCCGGTACAACAGATATAGTAATATATAAAGATGGAAGTCCTCATTTTATTAAATCTTTACCTATAGGTGGAAATCAGATAACTATGGATATTGCCCACAGATTTAAACTCTCTAAATTGGAAGCAGAAAATTTAAAACTTCAATGCTCCCTTGCTTCTACAGAATATATATTAGAAAATGATTTTATAGAAGTAGAGATAAGGGGCTCTGAAGAAAAAGTCCAGATTGAAAGATTTGAAGTTGTAGATACGATAGAAGCAAGGTTATCGGAAATTTTAGAAAAAATAAGGGAACAGCTTGAAAATTCAGGTTATTACCAAAAATTAAATGCAGGGGTGGTTTTGACCGGTGGAGTTGCAAATACAGGCTATATTAAAGATTTTGCAGAAAAAATATTAGAAAAAGATGTAAGAATAGGAAAGCCAAGAAATTACAAAGGATTCATTGATAAACTATCTTTTCCACAATATGCAACCTCTATTGGAATAATATTATTTAAGAAAAATGCTTTACAAAAAAATGAAATAGAATCTTTTAATCAGCCTATAAATTTAACTGAAAAGTTTAAATCTATATTTGAAAAAATAAAAAATATGTTTTAAAAAGGAGAGTAAAAATGACAAAAGAAGAGTTATTAGAATACAGAAAAATGTTATTAGAAATGAAAAGAAAGATTTTAGAAAGATTTTTTAAACAGGAAGAAACGGAACATAGATTAACAGAGGAAAGTCAAGATAGTAGAGATTTAGAAGAGTATGCTTATATAGATTATACAGAGGAAATTCTCGGTGAACTGGAAGATGTTGAAATTGAGCTACTGAGAAAGATAGATGAAGCCCTTGAGAGAATAGAAAATGGAACATACGGTATATGTGAAGTTTGTGGTAAAGAGATAGAAAAAGAAAGATTAAAAGCTATACCATGGACTACTTTATGTATAGAGCATGCGAAAGAGATGGAATCTCAATTATCTACACCTGATACAAGATACAAAGAATATTTTGACAGATTATCTATTACGGAAAATCCTATATCAGAAGAAGAAGCAGGAGAGTTATGATGGAGCTTTGGAAAAAAAGTTTAAAAGAGTTATCAGATTTAGTAAAAACAAAAGAAATCAAACCTTCTGAAATTATAGAGTCTTTTGCAGAAAGGACTGAAAAAGTTGAACCAAAAATAAAAAGTTATGTTACAAATTTAATAGATAAAGCCCTGCAAGAAGCCAAGATTTTAGATGAAAATTTAACTAAGCTTGATAATATACCGGATTTATACGGTTTACCGGTAGCAATTAAAGATAATATCTCAACAAAAGATATAAAAACCACCTGCTCTTCAAAAATGCTTGAAAATTATATTCCTGTTTTTGATGCCACTGTTATAGAAAAACTTAAAAAAGAAGGTTATATAATTACCGGAAAAACAAATATGGATGAGTTTGCAATGGGTTCATCTACAGAAAACTCTGCATTTTTTATTACAAAAAATCCCTGGGATTTGGAAAGGGTTCCGGGAGGTTCTTCCGGTGGTTCAGCAGCAGCAGTTGGAGCAGGAATTGTACCGGCAGCCCTTGGCTCTGATACCGGAGGTTCTATCAGGCAGCCGGCAGCATTTTGTGGAGTTGTAGGTTTAAAACCAACTTACGGAAGGGTTTCAAGATACGGTTTGGTAGCATTTGCATCTTCCTTAGACCAGATAGGGCCTATAACAAGGACAGTAGAAGATACAGCATTGCTTATGAATATTATCTCAGGTAAAGATGAAAAAGATTCTACCTCTTCAAATAATCCTGTTCCTAACTTTTTAGATTTTGTAGGAAAAGATATAAAAGGAATTAAAATAGGTATTCCATCTGAGTTTTTCTCGGAAGATTTAGATAAACAGATAAAAGATATAGTTTTAAATGCAATAAAATCCCTTGAAAAAGAAGGAGCTAATATCGTTGAAATAAC
Above is a genomic segment from Venenivibrio stagnispumantis containing:
- the gatA gene encoding Asp-tRNA(Asn)/Glu-tRNA(Gln) amidotransferase subunit GatA; this translates as MELWKKSLKELSDLVKTKEIKPSEIIESFAERTEKVEPKIKSYVTNLIDKALQEAKILDENLTKLDNIPDLYGLPVAIKDNISTKDIKTTCSSKMLENYIPVFDATVIEKLKKEGYIITGKTNMDEFAMGSSTENSAFFITKNPWDLERVPGGSSGGSAAAVGAGIVPAALGSDTGGSIRQPAAFCGVVGLKPTYGRVSRYGLVAFASSLDQIGPITRTVEDTALLMNIISGKDEKDSTSSNNPVPNFLDFVGKDIKGIKIGIPSEFFSEDLDKQIKDIVLNAIKSLEKEGANIVEITLPYSKYAIEAYYIIAPSEASSNLARFDGIRYGYRTKDYNDLESLYSKTRDEGFGAEVKRRIMIGTYALSSGYYDAYYLKAQKVRTLIYQDFMNAFKNVDVIITPTTPDIAFKIGEKSSDPIQMYLSDIYTVSVNMATVPAISIPCGFKDNMPVGMQIIGKPFDEGTILQVAHYYERMNDFYKRFPDL
- a CDS encoding cell division protein FtsQ/DivIB, with protein sequence MKIGKILLIAIWLFACGLFGYFSPTLPFVKDILGIKHVYVEGTDKLTEKDIKEIFKDQTWLFVDEDIIKDRVKKYGFVKDLNIEKIKFGDLKLKIVESKPIAILNFKSEKYLIDENGNILNPKYYQNYESLPIIDYQDENFDKNKLKYLGILNNYFKDLKSIIIYRSQIVVNWKDKILVFGADNLEEDLEKAKLFFSKVSINNYKYINFSFDTIVIARR
- the ftsA gene encoding cell division protein FtsA; amino-acid sequence: MNKENILVAIDIGTAKISVILAEVDDLGDTHIIGFGEANSNGIEKGIITKPGELYKSIKEAVSLAEASSGFKISSAIINVGGPHLDFKNEKESLIFSTSQKEIDENDITALIEKVSTKVNKENYEVIHVIPKWYVLDEEDKVIDPVGLIANKLEGEFHIILNKSTNLNNIKRIVESAGIKIADFVATPIASANAVLYDEEKEMGVAVVDIGAGTTDIVIYKDGSPHFIKSLPIGGNQITMDIAHRFKLSKLEAENLKLQCSLASTEYILENDFIEVEIRGSEEKVQIERFEVVDTIEARLSEILEKIREQLENSGYYQKLNAGVVLTGGVANTGYIKDFAEKILEKDVRIGKPRNYKGFIDKLSFPQYATSIGIILFKKNALQKNEIESFNQPINLTEKFKSIFEKIKNMF
- a CDS encoding TraR/DksA family transcriptional regulator, which produces MTKEELLEYRKMLLEMKRKILERFFKQEETEHRLTEESQDSRDLEEYAYIDYTEEILGELEDVEIELLRKIDEALERIENGTYGICEVCGKEIEKERLKAIPWTTLCIEHAKEMESQLSTPDTRYKEYFDRLSITENPISEEEAGEL